One region of Trachemys scripta elegans isolate TJP31775 chromosome 8, CAS_Tse_1.0, whole genome shotgun sequence genomic DNA includes:
- the DNAI3 gene encoding WD repeat-containing protein 63 — MLENAKSSKTSALSAKGSVKKLKGETKAKGSAKGKRKQLGKKDEEEDISMASIGHPEIFPLVFTEKTQEILNCRINEDITEEKPYKLLKKEDIIQDMKTRAAVSDFHPVKKIVLEYPGEELLIVLDTEFKYGQNFYLVATEEAKESFLNPPEAVEEEGETKEGTTEEYVYKPPVRKPWVSLGSEKEIEEESVNESVRKIKYMISRVRREFGSKVKFTDRNASRVKDGYIECTSYQDKNFSIMKLEKDVGAQVVPKVREMSTQTKWTYPRNAATQYFPREFSDEEKELCLSSEDLKEFIISVFLRVEIALQQNEIMNAFFDDWKALAEDESAFGGKSDAYLKEYQSFTDLHYLKHRTVSCVCWHPTIYGIIAVSVTERLSYEERITQSGKLLLQKSPILFWSFSDPIHPQLMLECPEEVYCFEFCPSDPNIIAGGCRNGQVVLWDISEYEEKLQNAKTGAGGSKNTAVNMPTFIQAQQSGKEPHFVRYCAVSSIEYGHKTVITDIHWLPDYFEVNRMGIAFENRTGVCVQLVTCSPDCSILFWDLRAPKTTIQNSTEKAKDEKAIEAPPDVPTTFKHLDLSWRPLIKANLSKSDTSGDYSPTKISLVEEHFHYKMQDKMQYQIKPEMYGDENPYKQLRVPSAKPLKILENIATNFFVGTEDGEVIYSDWKMERESDSGRLISQKPANKYTIHDGIVHTIQRSPFFKDIILSVGGWNFAIWKEGVTSGPILQSCCSSKRYTVGHWSLSRAGVFFIGREDGNIDIWDLLEKTHEPSQTQNISISMITCIKPWIKG, encoded by the exons GCCACCCAGAGATCTTTCCATTAGTTTTCACTGAAAAGACACAGGAAATTTTAAATTGTCGAATTAATGAAGATATCACAGAAGAAAAACCTTACAAACTTCTGAAAAAAGAGGACATAATTCAGGATATGAAGACAAGAGCTGCAGTCTCCGATTTCCACCCAGTCAAAAAAATAGTCCTA GAATATCCAGGGGAAGAACTTCTGATAGTTTTAGATACAGAGTTCAAATATGGACAGAACTTTTATCTTGTTGCAACTGAAGAGGCCAAGGAAagctttttaaat CCTCCAGAGGCAGTTGAAGAAGAGGGAGAGACTAAAGAAGGAACGACAGAGGAATACGTTTATAAGCCTCCTGTCCGCAAACCTTGGGTCTCCCTTGGCAGTGAAAAGGAAATTGAAGAAGAATCAGTTAATGAATCTGTTAGAAAG ATTAAATATATGATTTCTCGAGTGCGAAGAGAGTTTGGTTCAAAGGTCAAATTTACTGATAGAAATGCTTCAAGGGTGAAAGATGGCTACATTGAATGTACATCCTATCAGGATAAAAATTTCAGCATTATGAAACTTGAAAAAGATGTTGGTGCACAAGTCGTTCCAAAAGTAAGGGAAATGAGTACGCAAACAAAGTG GACCTATCCAAGAAATGCAGCCACACAATACTTCCCTAGAGAGTTCTCAGATGAAGAAAAAGAGCTGTGTTTgtcatctgaggatctgaaagAATTTATTATCTCAGTGTTTTTAAG AGTGGAAATAGCATTGCAGCAAAATGAAATTATGAATGCCTTTTTTGATGACTGGAAAGCATTAGCAGAAGATGAAAGTGCCTTTGGTGGCAAGTCAGATGCTTACCTTAAGGAATACCAATCGTTTACAGACCTGCACTATCTGAAGCATAGAACAGTTAGCTGTGTTTGCTGGCACCCAACCATTTATG GGATTATAGCAGTGTCAGTAACAGAGCGGCTTTCTTATGAAGAACGCATTACCCAATCTGGTAAACTGTTGTTGCAGAAGTCACCAATTCTTTTTTGGAGTTTCTCTGACCCTATTCACCCTCAG ttAATGCTGGAGTGCCCTGAAGAGGTCTACTGCTTTGAATTCTGTCCATCTGATCCCAATATCATTGCtggaggctgcaggaatggaCAG GTTGTACTGTGGGACATTTCTGAGTATGAAGAAAAGCTGCAGAATGCTAAAACTGGTGCTGGTGGAAGCAAGAACACCGCTGTTAATATG CCAACGTTTATACAAGCACAACAAAGTGGTAAGGAACCACATTTTGTGAGATATTGTGCAGTCTCTTCTATAGAATATGGCCATAAAACAGTAATAACAGATATACACTGGCTGCCAGACTATTTTGAG gttAACAGAATGGGCATTGCTTTTGAAAACAGAACTGGAGTTTGTGTGCAGCTTGTAACCTGCTCTCCTGATTG CTCCATATTATTTTGGGATCTTCGAGCCCCCAAAACTACTATCCAGAATTCAACTGAGAAGGCAAAAGATGAGAAGGCTATCGAGGCTCCCCCTGATGTGCCGACTACTTTTAAACATCTGGATCTCTCCTGGAGACCTCTCATTAAG GCAAACCTATCCAAGAGCGACACAAGTGGAGACTATAGTCCTACTAAAATTAGCCTAGTGGAAGAGCATTTCCATTACAAAATGCAAG ATAAGATGCAATACCAAATCAAACCAGAAATGTATGGAGACGAAAATCCTTATAAGCAGTTAAGGGTCCCTTCAGCCAAACCTCTTAAGATACTGGAGAATATCGCCACCAACTTTTTTGTTGGAACTGAA GATGGTGAAGTTATTTATTCCGACTGGAAGATGGAAAGAGAGAGTGACTCAGGAAGGCTGATTA GTCAGAAACCAGCTAACAAATACACCATCCATGATGGAATTGTCCATACTATACAAAGATCTCCATTTTTCAAAGACATCATTCTTAGTGTTGGAGGCTGGAATTTTGCCATATGGAAAGAAGGTGTTACA agcgGCCCAATCCTTCAATCATGCTGCTCATCAAAAAGATATACTGTAGGACATTGGTCCTTATCAAGAGCAGGAGTTTTCTTCATTGGTAGAGAAGATGGAAATATTGATATTTGGGACCTACTGGAGAAAACACATGAGCCATCCCAGACCCAGAACATCTCTATATCAATGATCACCTGCATCAAACCCTGGATT